A window of Cellulomonas wangleii genomic DNA:
GCATCGCCTCCCGCAGGCGCACCGCCTCGGGGCCGTCACCGGAGGCGAGGACCCGGACCGCGAGCAGGCCCGCGTTGCGTGCCCCGCCCACCGAGACCGTCGCGACCGGTACGCCCGCGGGCATCTGCACGATGGAGAGCAGCGAGTCTATGCCGTCGAGGTGGGCCAGCGGCACCGGCACGCCGATGACGGGCAGGGGCGTCACGGCGGCGAGCATGCCCGGCAGGTGCGCCGCACCGCCGGCGCCGGCGACCAGGACGCGCAGGCCGCGAGCCGCGGCCTCGCGGCCGTAGGCGACCATCTTGTCCGGCTGCCGGTGCGCCGACACGACGTCGACCTCGAACGGCACGCCGAACTCGGCCAGGGCATCGGCGGCCGCCTGCATGACCGGCCAGTCCGAGTCCGAGCCCATGACGATCCCGACGACGGGTCCCTGCGTCATGCCGTGCCTCCGCTCTCCACGGGTTCGCCGCGCAGCCGTGCCGCCGCGGCGCGGGCACGGGCACGGACGTCGGCGAGGTCGTCGCCGCTGACGTTGACGTGCCCGAGCTTGCGCCCGGGACGGACCGCCTTGCCGTACAGGTGCACCTTGGCCGCGGGGTCCGCCCGCAGCACGTCGGGCAGCGCGTCGGTGAGGTCCTCGAGCGTGCTCCCGAGCACGTTGGCCATCACCGTCCAGCGGGCGACCGGTGCGACGTCGCCCAGCGGCAGGTCGAGCACGGCACGCAGGTGCTGCTCGAACTGGCTGGTCACCGCCCCGTCGATCGTCCAGTGCCCGGAGTTGTGCGGCCGCATGGCGAGCTCGTTGACGAGCACGTCCGGCGGGCCGCCGTCCGGCGCGGGCACCTCGAACATCTCGACCGCGAGCACGCCCGTGACGTCGAGGCCCTCGGCGACGCGCCGGGCGACCTCCTCGGCGCGGGCCGCCGTCACGGGGTCGAGGTCCGGCGCCGGCGCGACCACCTCGGCGCAGACCCCGTCACGCTGCACGGACTCGACGACCGGCCACACGACCGTGCGACCGGAGGGGGTGCGGGCGACCAGCGCCGCGAGCTCGCGACGGAACGGCACGAGCTCCTCGGCGATGAGCGCCGGGCCCGTCCCCGCCGCGGCCGCGTCGGCCCACCCGACCACCTCGGCCGGGACCGGGCCGGGGCCGACCACCCGGACGCCCTTGCCGTCGTAGCCGCCGCGGGTCGTCTTCACGACCGCTCGGCCACCGTGC
This region includes:
- the purE gene encoding 5-(carboxyamino)imidazole ribonucleotide mutase: MTQGPVVGIVMGSDSDWPVMQAAADALAEFGVPFEVDVVSAHRQPDKMVAYGREAAARGLRVLVAGAGGAAHLPGMLAAVTPLPVIGVPVPLAHLDGIDSLLSIVQMPAGVPVATVSVGGARNAGLLAVRVLASGDGPEAVRLREAMLAFQDGLRAQADAKGERLRGAAAGRATGPTA
- a CDS encoding 5-(carboxyamino)imidazole ribonucleotide synthase, coding for MTPPTVAVVGGGQLARMMAAPAVALGLHLRVLAEAVDGSAAQAVADAPVGAAADVDAVLALVEGADVLTFEHEHVPAAVLQAVADRGVPVRPGPAALVHAQDKAEMRRRLTDLGVPCPRWAPVGDLTDLERFRTEHGGRAVVKTTRGGYDGKGVRVVGPGPVPAEVVGWADAAAAGTGPALIAEELVPFRRELAALVARTPSGRTVVWPVVESVQRDGVCAEVVAPAPDLDPVTAARAEEVARRVAEGLDVTGVLAVEMFEVPAPDGGPPDVLVNELAMRPHNSGHWTIDGAVTSQFEQHLRAVLDLPLGDVAPVARWTVMANVLGSTLEDLTDALPDVLRADPAAKVHLYGKAVRPGRKLGHVNVSGDDLADVRARARAAAARLRGEPVESGGTA